aaaaataagacaaaataaaagaagaaatttagtGTTGGCAGAGATAGAAAACTGGGAGCAAAAAAGAGAGATcatgaataaaaagaaagagctGAAGAAGGgtatcataataaaagatGATTTAACAAAAAGAGAGCGGGAgattcaacaaaaattaagagaaaaggcaagagaagaaagagagaaagaagacaGCAAAGCAAAAATTGGATACAAGAAGATCTATTTGAATGGAAAATGGTACAGATGGaatgagaaagaagaaaaattgaaagaggaaaagagagtgagaaaggaatgagaaaaaaagaaacaggacgaagaagaggaggaggatggAGAGGGGAATTTAAGAATTTGTTTCTGGAATATAGCAGGATTATCAAATAACTGTGAAAAAACATGGGACTATTTGGAAGATTTTGACATAATAGGATTAACAGAAACATAGATAGAGGAGGACAAATGGAAGAAGATCAGTAAGAAAGTGTCGAATAGATATGAATGGAATGGTATACCGGCaataaaggaaaatataaaGAGAAGAGCTAAAGGTGGAATCATAACAGCAATAAAGAAGGATTTGGAAGGAATTAAGGtaaaggaaataaataaaggagTGAtagagattaattttatatacaataaaaatagaagGAGAATTGTCACATTATACAGTCAAAATAATGAGGAAACATTGgataatataagaaaagaaatagaaaaggaaaagaaaggcTATCTGATGTTAGGAGGATATTTCAATGCGAGAACAGGGGCAGAAGGAGGACCGAtaggaataaaaaaaggaagaagagaaaagaagatCAAAAGACAAAGTGATAAATAGTGAAGGAAgagtaatgataaataaaataaaagagagagaggatgaTTCTAAATAAAAGTTTCGAGAAGGAAGGTGGATAGACATATATTGGAGAGTTGGGAACATCAGTGATAGACTATGTAGTATCGAATGAAAAGGCAATTGAAGAGGTAAAGAAAGTGGAGAAAGGTAACAGAACAGAGTCGGATCATGTACCGGTGGAAGTGGAATTGGAAGgtagagaaaagagaaagatgagAA
The nucleotide sequence above comes from Linepithema humile isolate Giens D197 chromosome 4, Lhum_UNIL_v1.0, whole genome shotgun sequence. Encoded proteins:
- the LOC136999558 gene encoding sperm-associated antigen 17-like, which encodes MNKKKELKKGIIIKDDLTKREREIQQKLREKAREEREKEDSKAKIGYKKIYLNGKWYRWNEKEEKLKEEKRIEEDKWKKISKKVSNRYEWNGIPAIKENIKRRAKGGIITAIKKDLEGIKVKEINKGVIEINFIYNKNRRRIVTLYSQNNEETLDNIRKEIEKEKKGYLMLGGYFNARTGAEGGPIGIKKGRREKKIKRQMIDYVVSNEKAIEEVKKVEKGNRTESDHVPVEVELEGREKRKMRKSNMVKIERSIWSEEGVEYYHGKCKG